DNA from Streptomyces rishiriensis:
GACGGCGACGCACAGCACGGCGGCGACTGACCGAACTGTTCGCCTCGGGGAGGACGGCGACACCCCGAGGGGCCGGGCTGCTGCGGAAAGCCGTCCGGCGGTGGCTTCCCGACGCATTGGTGGTCGGTGCCGGATGGGTGATGGTCGGCGGCCTCGCCGGTCTCGCCCTGGGGTTGATCGGTGCTGTGGGACTGGGGCGGTGGCGCCGTCGGCAACAGGCGGCGGGTGTGGTCAGCGACGCCGATGCCCAGCTCGCCGCACGCCAGCTCCCGCTCGCCGCCGATCTGCTGGCAGCGTGCATCGCGGCCGGCGCCGGCCCGGTGGTCGCGGCGCAGGCCGTGGGCGAGGCCCTCGGCGGTCCCGTGGGGGAAGGGCTTGCGCGGGGTGCCGCCGAAGTACGGCTGGGCGGCGAACCGGCCGACGCCTGGCGGAGGTTGGCCTCGACACCGGGCGCCGCGTCCCTGGCCCGCCTGCTGGAGCGGGCCGACGTCTCGGGCCTGCCCGCGGCCGGACCGGTCGCCCGGCTGGCCGCCGACACTCGCGCCGACTGGTCGCGAGCCGCGACGGCCCGGGCCCGGCGGGCGGCCGTCATGGTCACCGTGCCGGTGGGGCTCTGCTTCCTGCCCGCCTTCATCGCGGTCGGTGTGCTGCCCATCGTCATCGGGCTCGCGGGCGGCGTGCTGGGAGGAGGTGGTCGATGACGGCCTGGATGACGTGACTAACGAGGAGCGCCGGCTCGGGTGGCTGAAGAGCTCGGGTGGCTGAAGAACCGGCCGTCGACCAGCGGGAGGTCGAACGGTGAACGGCCGAACGGCGAACGGTGAACGGCCGAACGGCCGAACGGCGAAGGGCAACGGCCAACGGCCAACGGTCTGACGCGAAGTAGCC
Protein-coding regions in this window:
- a CDS encoding type II secretion system F family protein, translating into MSVEVVHRLGAAVGIVVTLCWLMGWWETARRRRTARRRLTELFASGRTATPRGAGLLRKAVRRWLPDALVVGAGWVMVGGLAGLALGLIGAVGLGRWRRRQQAAGVVSDADAQLAARQLPLAADLLAACIAAGAGPVVAAQAVGEALGGPVGEGLARGAAEVRLGGEPADAWRRLASTPGAASLARLLERADVSGLPAAGPVARLAADTRADWSRAATARARRAAVMVTVPVGLCFLPAFIAVGVLPIVIGLAGGVLGGGGR